A region of Pyxidicoccus parkwaysis DNA encodes the following proteins:
- a CDS encoding DUF1800 domain-containing protein: protein MRLLPLWPVVAVLLSCAGNSHLPSTPPPFDEARAVHALQRLAFGPSAKDLSEVRRLGVEGWVESQLAPSESKPPSELEAKLQAYPTLTMSMADLAREYPLKKQREQALLDGRELLRPALIVYDLSAAKVLRAVESPRQLEEVLVDFWFNHFNVSAEKGAVRWMVTSYERDAIRPHVFGRFRDLLGATARHPAMLFYLDNWRSTRDGMPRLLRRDAPPADVDEDMMESEDAEPRPGLNENYARELLELHTLGVDGGYTQQDVREVARCFTGWSIRRPRREPEFVFRRRAHDSDEKLVLGQRIASGGNVEDGERVLDLLARHPATARHIATKLVQRFVTDTPPPALVERVAKAFLDSDGDLRTVYRALFQSPEFWASEARAAKVKTPFEFVVSALRATDAEVTVRPRLVQSLARMGEPLYRAPAPTGFPEVSAPWVNSGALVARLNFSLELVSGRLPGTRVKLDSPAASTAEAHVDALGRVLLGAPPSEETRTTILAALSKRAEAASAEGEPQPVDVPLIAGLLLGSPEFQKQ from the coding sequence ATGCGTCTTCTGCCCCTCTGGCCCGTGGTGGCCGTCCTGCTCTCGTGTGCGGGCAATTCCCACCTTCCTTCGACACCACCGCCTTTTGACGAGGCGCGCGCGGTACACGCGCTTCAACGCCTGGCCTTCGGGCCTTCCGCGAAGGATTTGAGCGAAGTGCGGCGGCTGGGCGTGGAGGGCTGGGTGGAGTCGCAGCTCGCTCCCTCGGAGTCGAAGCCGCCGTCCGAGCTGGAGGCGAAGCTCCAGGCCTATCCCACGCTGACGATGTCGATGGCGGACCTCGCGCGCGAGTACCCGCTGAAGAAGCAGCGGGAGCAGGCGTTGCTGGACGGGCGCGAGCTGCTGCGTCCTGCGCTCATCGTCTATGACTTGTCCGCCGCGAAGGTGTTGCGCGCGGTGGAGAGTCCCCGCCAGCTCGAAGAGGTGTTGGTGGACTTCTGGTTCAACCACTTCAACGTGTCGGCGGAGAAGGGCGCGGTGCGGTGGATGGTGACGTCCTACGAGCGCGATGCCATCCGCCCGCATGTCTTCGGCCGCTTCCGTGACTTGCTCGGCGCGACGGCGCGGCACCCGGCGATGTTGTTCTACCTGGACAACTGGCGCAGCACCCGCGACGGCATGCCGAGGCTCCTGCGCAGGGACGCGCCACCCGCGGACGTGGACGAAGACATGATGGAGTCGGAGGACGCGGAGCCAAGGCCCGGCCTCAACGAGAACTACGCGCGTGAGTTGCTCGAGCTGCACACGCTCGGCGTGGACGGTGGGTACACGCAGCAGGATGTTCGCGAGGTTGCGCGCTGTTTCACCGGCTGGAGCATCCGTCGTCCTCGCCGCGAGCCTGAGTTCGTCTTCCGCCGCAGGGCGCACGACTCGGACGAGAAGCTCGTCCTCGGCCAGCGGATTGCCTCGGGAGGCAACGTGGAGGACGGCGAGCGGGTGCTGGACCTGCTCGCGCGTCATCCCGCCACGGCGAGGCACATCGCGACGAAGCTGGTGCAGCGATTCGTCACGGATACGCCGCCGCCCGCGCTGGTGGAGCGGGTGGCGAAGGCATTCCTCGACTCGGATGGAGACCTGCGCACGGTGTACCGCGCACTCTTTCAGTCGCCGGAGTTCTGGGCATCCGAGGCACGCGCGGCGAAGGTGAAGACGCCCTTCGAGTTCGTGGTGTCAGCGCTGCGAGCGACGGACGCGGAGGTGACGGTGCGGCCGAGGCTCGTGCAGTCCCTGGCGAGGATGGGTGAGCCGCTCTACCGCGCGCCCGCGCCCACGGGCTTCCCGGAGGTCTCCGCGCCGTGGGTGAACAGTGGGGCGCTGGTGGCACGGCTCAACTTCAGTCTGGAGTTGGTCTCCGGAAGGTTGCCGGGCACGCGCGTGAAGCTCGACTCGCCGGCCGCATCCACGGCGGAGGCCCACGTGGATGCGTTGGGTCGTGTGTTGTTGGGCGCGCCGCCTTCGGAGGAGACGCGGACCACCATCCTCGCCGCGCTGTCGAAGCGGGCAGAGGCAGCGAGTGCCGAGGGCGAGCCGCAGCCCGTCGATGTTCCTCTCATCGCCGGGCTGCTGCTCGGCTCACCGGAGTTCCAGAAGCAATGA
- a CDS encoding DUF1501 domain-containing protein — MSSRLSRRHLLRALGMTGAGLVLAPGFLNRALAASANTPARRAFVTVFLRGGVDGLSLVPPVEDAAYHRARPSLALKSPGSGSDAALKLDGRFGLHPKLEPLLPLWNEGRLAVLHGVGLPEPVRSHFDAQDFVESGTPGRKSTPDGWLNRALEEEEGRAALRAVALQPTLPRALFGNSGALAMGRLEEFRLRGGRRGEQVASGFSALYAGAVDEALRTTGHSAFEALSQLDTERLSKLPADSTVEYPRGTLGQRLRDIARLLKGDVGLEVAATEMGGWDTHAAQGAATGVFANRCQELAGALSAFATDLGPKLEQVTVVVLTEFGRTVRENGSGGTDHGVGSAMLVLGGGVRGGKVFGHFDSLAQEHLQDGRDVPSWTDVRAPLAEALRTCRPGVDLAKVFPGFTPPAPLGLFAA, encoded by the coding sequence ATGAGCTCGCGACTCTCTCGCCGCCACCTGCTGCGCGCCCTGGGCATGACGGGTGCGGGCCTCGTGCTCGCACCGGGCTTCCTGAATCGCGCTCTGGCCGCCAGTGCCAACACGCCCGCCCGCCGCGCGTTTGTCACCGTCTTCCTGCGCGGAGGCGTGGATGGCCTGTCCCTCGTCCCACCCGTCGAGGATGCGGCGTACCACCGTGCACGTCCCTCACTGGCGCTGAAGTCACCGGGCAGTGGCTCCGACGCCGCGCTGAAACTCGACGGGCGCTTCGGCCTGCACCCGAAGCTGGAGCCGCTGCTCCCGCTCTGGAATGAAGGCCGGCTCGCGGTGCTGCACGGAGTGGGACTGCCGGAGCCGGTGCGCTCGCACTTCGACGCGCAGGACTTCGTGGAGTCCGGCACCCCGGGCCGCAAGTCCACACCGGACGGCTGGCTCAATCGCGCCCTCGAAGAAGAGGAAGGCAGGGCCGCGCTGCGAGCCGTTGCACTCCAGCCCACGTTACCGAGAGCGCTGTTTGGAAACTCTGGAGCCCTGGCCATGGGCCGGCTCGAAGAGTTCCGCCTCCGAGGCGGACGACGCGGCGAGCAGGTCGCCAGCGGCTTCAGCGCGCTCTATGCGGGCGCAGTGGACGAAGCCCTGCGCACGACGGGACACAGCGCCTTCGAGGCCCTGTCCCAACTCGACACGGAGCGCCTGTCGAAGCTGCCCGCCGACTCCACGGTGGAGTACCCGCGAGGCACGCTGGGACAGCGGTTGCGAGACATTGCGAGGCTGCTCAAGGGCGACGTGGGGCTGGAGGTCGCCGCCACGGAGATGGGCGGCTGGGACACGCACGCTGCGCAGGGCGCGGCCACGGGCGTCTTCGCCAACCGGTGCCAGGAGCTCGCGGGCGCACTGTCCGCCTTCGCCACGGACCTGGGCCCGAAGCTGGAGCAGGTGACGGTGGTGGTGCTCACGGAGTTCGGCCGCACGGTGCGGGAGAACGGCAGCGGGGGCACGGACCACGGAGTCGGGAGCGCCATGTTGGTGCTCGGTGGAGGCGTGCGAGGCGGGAAGGTATTCGGCCACTTCGACTCCCTCGCACAGGAGCACCTCCAAGACGGGCGTGACGTGCCCTCGTGGACGGACGTGCGCGCACCGCTCGCGGAGGCGCTGCGCACGTGCCGTCCCGGCGTGGACCTGGCGAAGGTGTTCCCAGGCTTCACTCCACCCGCGCCGCTGGGGCTCTTCGCCGCATAG
- a CDS encoding alpha/beta hydrolase, with protein MLTLLVSIVAGLYVVLCAVAFSLQRSMLFPAPKAAIRLPEKQGFGRLPLDNGLHVDTYYLPAPPGAPTVVHFHGNGEQLLDQMDLGTRMHSQGLGFFAVEYPGYGASPGSPTEDGIYAAADAALAWLRAQGVPPERTVLSGRSIGTGVAVEMARRGYGSRLMLVSPYTSIPDMAALSFPFLPTRLLVRDRFDTFSKAPDVKLPVLIIHGEQDTLIPVEMGRKLGTRFPHATVETVPDAGHDDVLDRSGTKLIDRMAAFALGGP; from the coding sequence ATGCTCACCCTCCTGGTCTCCATCGTCGCGGGTCTCTACGTCGTGCTGTGCGCGGTGGCCTTCTCGCTCCAGCGCTCCATGCTCTTCCCCGCGCCGAAGGCGGCTATCCGGCTCCCCGAGAAACAGGGGTTCGGCCGTCTGCCCCTCGATAATGGGCTGCACGTGGACACGTACTACCTGCCCGCGCCTCCTGGAGCGCCGACGGTGGTGCACTTCCATGGCAACGGTGAGCAACTCCTGGACCAGATGGACCTCGGCACGCGGATGCACTCGCAGGGCCTGGGCTTCTTCGCCGTCGAGTATCCCGGCTATGGCGCCTCGCCCGGCAGCCCCACCGAGGACGGCATCTACGCCGCCGCGGACGCGGCCCTCGCGTGGCTGCGCGCCCAGGGCGTGCCTCCAGAGCGCACGGTGCTCAGCGGGCGCAGCATCGGCACGGGCGTGGCGGTGGAGATGGCCCGGCGCGGCTACGGCTCGCGGCTGATGCTGGTGTCGCCGTACACGTCCATCCCGGACATGGCGGCCCTGAGCTTCCCCTTCCTGCCCACGCGTCTCCTGGTTCGGGACCGCTTCGACACCTTCTCCAAGGCGCCTGACGTGAAGCTGCCGGTGCTCATCATCCACGGCGAGCAGGACACGCTCATCCCGGTGGAGATGGGGCGCAAGCTCGGGACACGCTTCCCTCACGCCACCGTGGAGACGGTGCCGGACGCCGGGCACGACGATGTGCTGGATCGCTCCGGCACGAAGCTCATCGACCGCATGGCCGCCTTCGCGCTCGGCGGCCCGTGA
- a CDS encoding CBS domain-containing protein has product MTENPVTCMPDTSIQQAAQWMVDGDCGALPVVDIDNKPLGVITDRDITCRIVAQGKDPYSLHVNDAMTHSTATVYRDTSLEDCRDLMEENQVRRMIVIDDEGAVCGMISQADLAQHMQAEDTAELVREVSAHTNTPSMIH; this is encoded by the coding sequence ATGACCGAGAACCCGGTCACCTGCATGCCGGACACGAGCATCCAGCAGGCGGCCCAATGGATGGTCGACGGGGACTGCGGAGCGCTACCCGTCGTCGACATCGACAACAAGCCGCTGGGCGTCATCACCGACAGGGACATCACCTGTCGCATCGTCGCCCAGGGGAAGGACCCGTACTCCCTCCACGTGAACGACGCGATGACGCACTCCACGGCCACCGTCTACAGGGACACCTCCCTGGAGGACTGCCGCGACCTCATGGAGGAGAACCAGGTGCGCCGGATGATTGTCATCGACGACGAGGGCGCCGTCTGCGGAATGATTTCGCAGGCGGACCTCGCGCAGCACATGCAGGCCGAGGACACCGCCGAGCTGGTGCGCGAGGTCTCCGCGCACACGAACACTCCGTCGATGATTCACTGA
- a CDS encoding SGNH/GDSL hydrolase family protein — protein sequence MSRLGTRRAVLVALAVGCVALASCKPHGEAPTGPRPTRVLFIGNSYTYYNNLPRMLEALAASASPPLPVETRAVVVGGAQLKTHWDDGKALKVLREGGWDYVVLQEQSTLGGLLVDGRLEINDPERVFFPYARKFDSEVRRQGAKTLLSLTWSRQWAPEAQVRLNHAFFSLGRELGATVVPMGPAWLTVREQHPEVSLYVADGSHPNPAGTYLAACTLYATLFGRSPEGLTSTVRGVPTPDGKPRGGETTLVSLPEPTARLLQQTAWKTVEALKAHGDTVEPLPPRTLPSLPSGVGMRWDSLPGVWKGELRFYPEQMGLSPAALRLELKPDGDGYDGVLRITFEDGRSDGPFEVRAERTPEGTLRFTSPFGQGEPGEVRYDAVMSGDGKLVGTAVQEDRDTLDRMLGSWRLERAR from the coding sequence ATGTCCAGACTTGGCACCCGTCGCGCGGTGCTCGTCGCACTGGCCGTCGGCTGCGTGGCACTGGCCTCGTGCAAGCCCCACGGGGAAGCACCCACGGGCCCTCGCCCGACGCGGGTGCTCTTCATCGGCAACAGCTACACCTACTACAACAACCTGCCCCGCATGCTGGAGGCGCTGGCCGCCTCCGCGTCCCCTCCCCTCCCGGTGGAGACTCGCGCGGTGGTGGTGGGCGGCGCGCAGCTCAAGACGCACTGGGATGACGGCAAGGCGCTGAAGGTCCTCCGCGAAGGCGGCTGGGACTACGTCGTCCTCCAGGAGCAGAGCACGCTGGGAGGACTGCTCGTGGACGGGCGGCTCGAAATCAATGACCCGGAGCGGGTCTTCTTCCCGTACGCGCGCAAGTTCGATTCGGAGGTGCGGCGGCAAGGCGCGAAGACCCTTCTCTCGCTCACGTGGTCCCGGCAGTGGGCTCCGGAGGCCCAGGTGCGGCTGAACCATGCGTTCTTCTCGCTGGGCCGCGAGCTCGGCGCCACCGTCGTGCCCATGGGGCCCGCGTGGCTCACCGTGCGCGAGCAGCATCCGGAGGTCTCCTTGTACGTCGCGGATGGAAGTCATCCCAATCCGGCCGGCACGTACCTGGCGGCGTGCACGTTGTACGCGACGCTGTTCGGACGCTCGCCGGAAGGACTGACGTCCACCGTGCGTGGCGTCCCCACACCTGATGGCAAGCCGCGCGGAGGAGAAACCACCCTCGTCTCGCTTCCCGAGCCCACCGCGAGGCTGCTGCAGCAGACGGCGTGGAAGACGGTGGAAGCACTGAAGGCTCATGGCGACACCGTCGAGCCGCTGCCGCCGAGGACGCTGCCGTCACTCCCGTCGGGCGTGGGCATGCGCTGGGATTCGCTTCCTGGCGTCTGGAAGGGCGAGCTGCGCTTCTATCCGGAGCAGATGGGCCTGTCCCCTGCGGCGCTGCGGCTGGAGCTGAAACCGGATGGAGACGGGTACGACGGCGTGCTGCGCATCACCTTCGAGGACGGACGCAGTGACGGCCCGTTCGAGGTGCGAGCGGAGCGGACTCCGGAGGGGACGCTGCGCTTCACCTCGCCTTTCGGCCAGGGCGAGCCGGGCGAGGTTCGCTACGACGCCGTGATGTCTGGCGATGGGAAGCTGGTGGGCACGGCGGTGCAGGAGGACAGGGACACGCTCGACCGGATGCTCGGCTCGTGGCGGCTGGAGCGGGCGCGCTGA
- a CDS encoding methylthioribulose 1-phosphate dehydratase, with translation MSAPAVASTSPSTALADAAREIVEVGRFLSVRNFVPATSGNFSRRLDARTAAVTRSGVDKGELTEADVWALDIHAPPPPGSSAETHLHLHLYRDRPHVQAVLHTHSMVSALLSNLRKAEGELRLSDFELLKALGDNKTHEATVSIPIFPNDQDVPRLAARASELLAQRPECVAYLIAGHGLYTWGRSMAEARRHTVALEHLLTYELETMKVRR, from the coding sequence ATGAGTGCCCCGGCAGTCGCTTCCACGTCCCCCTCCACCGCGCTCGCGGACGCCGCTCGTGAAATCGTCGAGGTGGGCCGCTTCCTCAGCGTCCGCAACTTCGTGCCGGCCACCAGCGGCAACTTCTCGCGCCGGCTGGACGCGCGCACCGCCGCCGTCACTCGCTCCGGCGTGGACAAGGGCGAGCTGACCGAGGCCGACGTCTGGGCGCTCGACATCCACGCGCCGCCGCCGCCCGGCTCCTCCGCGGAGACGCACCTGCACCTGCACCTCTACCGGGACAGGCCGCACGTCCAGGCCGTGCTGCACACGCACTCCATGGTCTCCGCGCTCTTGTCCAACCTGCGCAAGGCCGAGGGCGAATTGCGGCTGAGCGACTTCGAGTTGCTCAAGGCCCTGGGCGACAACAAGACGCACGAGGCGACAGTCTCAATCCCCATCTTCCCCAATGACCAGGACGTGCCCCGGCTCGCCGCGCGCGCGTCGGAACTCCTGGCGCAGCGCCCCGAGTGCGTGGCCTACCTCATCGCCGGCCACGGCCTCTACACCTGGGGCCGCTCCATGGCAGAGGCCCGCCGCCACACGGTGGCCCTGGAACACCTGCTGACGTACGAGCTCGAAACGATGAAGGTGCGACGATGA
- a CDS encoding 1,2-dihydroxy-3-keto-5-methylthiopentene dioxygenase, which translates to MSQLTIYPDAHPETPVGTYTEVDAIRRELNAIGVRFERVDASIPLPDGAGQDEVLAAYKHVVDAEKAKHGYNTVDVARIKPDNPNAAQARQKFLSEHTHTEDESRVMVEGSGCFYLRTQGKVFQIVCTRGDLISVPEGMRHWFDMGPRPEFAAIRFFIRPDGWVGNFTGDAIADRFPRYET; encoded by the coding sequence ATGAGCCAGCTGACCATCTACCCCGACGCCCACCCCGAAACCCCCGTGGGCACGTACACCGAAGTCGACGCCATCCGCCGTGAGCTCAACGCCATCGGCGTGCGCTTCGAGCGCGTGGACGCCTCCATCCCGCTGCCGGACGGCGCCGGCCAGGACGAGGTGCTCGCCGCGTACAAGCACGTGGTGGACGCGGAGAAGGCGAAGCACGGCTACAACACCGTGGACGTGGCGCGCATCAAGCCGGACAACCCCAACGCCGCGCAGGCCCGCCAGAAGTTCCTCTCCGAGCACACGCACACGGAGGACGAGTCCCGCGTCATGGTGGAGGGCAGCGGCTGCTTCTACCTGCGCACGCAGGGCAAGGTGTTCCAGATTGTCTGCACGCGCGGAGACCTCATCAGCGTCCCCGAGGGCATGCGCCACTGGTTCGACATGGGCCCGCGCCCCGAGTTCGCCGCCATCCGCTTCTTCATCCGTCCGGACGGCTGGGTGGGCAACTTCACCGGCGACGCCATCGCCGACCGCTTCCCCCGTTACGAGACATGA
- the mtnC gene encoding acireductone synthase: MSGVRAVLTDIEGTTSSISFVKDVLFPFAKRNLEAFVTAHAHEPRVRECLDGARALAGNPGLSDADTVALLRQWIDEDKKATPLKSIQGLIWEQAYTSGEVQGHVYPDAVDGLRAWHARGLRLYVYSSGSIPAQKLIFGHTAWGDLTPLFSGYFDTTTGPKVESPSYAKIAQAIGLPPEQVLFLSDSVAELHAARSAGMRTACLDRGEAVIPAGHGHPTFHGFATLDPSAL; this comes from the coding sequence ATGAGCGGCGTGCGAGCAGTCCTCACCGACATCGAGGGCACCACCAGCTCCATCTCCTTCGTGAAGGACGTGCTGTTCCCCTTCGCGAAGCGCAACCTGGAGGCCTTCGTCACCGCCCACGCACACGAGCCGCGCGTGCGCGAGTGTCTGGATGGAGCGCGTGCGCTCGCCGGCAACCCGGGCCTGTCCGACGCGGACACCGTGGCGCTCTTGCGTCAGTGGATTGACGAGGACAAGAAGGCCACGCCGCTCAAGTCGATTCAGGGCCTCATCTGGGAGCAGGCCTACACGAGCGGCGAAGTGCAGGGCCACGTCTACCCCGACGCGGTGGACGGCCTTCGCGCGTGGCATGCGCGAGGCTTGCGCCTGTATGTCTATTCGTCGGGCTCCATCCCCGCGCAGAAGCTCATCTTCGGCCACACGGCCTGGGGTGATTTGACGCCGCTGTTCTCCGGCTACTTCGACACCACCACCGGCCCGAAGGTGGAGAGTCCCTCCTACGCGAAGATTGCGCAGGCCATCGGCCTTCCGCCCGAGCAGGTGCTCTTCCTGTCGGACAGCGTGGCGGAGCTTCATGCCGCCCGCTCGGCCGGCATGCGCACGGCCTGTCTGGACCGGGGGGAAGCCGTCATCCCCGCCGGGCATGGCCACCCCACGTTTCACGGTTTCGCTACGCTGGACCCGTCCGCCCTCTAA
- a CDS encoding S-methyl-5'-thioadenosine phosphorylase produces the protein MSTSTKPVIGILGGSGLYQIDGLKDVTWKKVSSPFGEPSDELCFGTLDGVQVVFLPRHGRGHRVSPSEINYRANIDALKRSGVTDLLSLSAVGSLREDLPPGTFVVTDQFIDRTFAREKSFFTTGMVAHVSMAKPVCGRLGDALVAACEGLGVNVKRGGTYLVMEGPQFSSLAESRMYRSWGCDVIGMTNMPEAKLAREAEICYATVAMVTDFDCWHPDHDAVTVDQVIAHLLGNAGKARGLVKNVVPLLGAHTGPCSKGCQNALDHALITSPEARDPALLEKLSAVAGRVLRK, from the coding sequence ATGTCCACTTCCACAAAGCCTGTCATCGGCATCCTCGGCGGCAGCGGCCTGTATCAGATTGACGGCCTGAAGGACGTCACCTGGAAGAAGGTGTCGTCGCCCTTCGGCGAGCCCTCGGACGAGCTGTGCTTCGGCACGCTCGACGGGGTGCAGGTCGTCTTCCTGCCGCGCCACGGCCGTGGCCACCGCGTGTCGCCCAGCGAAATCAACTACCGGGCGAACATCGACGCGCTCAAGCGCAGCGGTGTCACCGATTTGCTCTCGCTGTCCGCGGTGGGCAGCCTCCGCGAGGACTTGCCCCCCGGCACCTTCGTGGTGACGGACCAGTTCATCGACCGCACCTTCGCGCGCGAGAAGTCCTTCTTCACCACCGGCATGGTGGCGCACGTGTCCATGGCGAAGCCGGTGTGCGGGCGCCTCGGTGACGCGCTGGTGGCCGCGTGCGAGGGCCTGGGCGTCAACGTGAAGCGCGGCGGCACGTACCTCGTGATGGAGGGGCCGCAGTTCTCCTCGCTCGCGGAGAGCCGCATGTACCGGAGCTGGGGCTGCGACGTCATCGGCATGACGAACATGCCGGAGGCCAAGCTCGCCCGTGAGGCGGAGATTTGCTACGCGACGGTGGCCATGGTCACCGACTTCGACTGCTGGCACCCGGACCATGACGCCGTCACCGTGGACCAGGTGATTGCCCACCTGCTGGGCAACGCCGGCAAGGCGCGCGGGCTGGTGAAGAACGTGGTGCCGCTGCTCGGCGCGCACACGGGCCCGTGCAGCAAGGGCTGCCAGAACGCGCTGGACCACGCGCTCATCACCTCGCCCGAGGCGCGAGACCCGGCGCTCCTGGAGAAGCTGTCCGCCGTGGCCGGCCGGGTGCTGCGCAAATGA
- the mtnA gene encoding S-methyl-5-thioribose-1-phosphate isomerase, with translation MKVHGKPMRSIWVEPDGAAAGVIDQTRLPHAFVTVRLSTLDEAAHAIRSMLVRGAPLIGATAAYGVWLALRADASDAALEKALTVLRGTRPTAVNLHWALDEMRRALAPLPPGQRVAAALRRAGEICDEDVAINRSIGDHALKLFEAAWEKKGKKGRLNVLTHCNAGWLATVDWGTALAPIYLAHDAGLPVHVWVDETRPRNQGAVLTAWELGQHGVPHTVIADNVGGHLMQHGEVDLCIVGTDRTTAHGDVANKIGTYLKALAAKDNGVPFYVALPSPTIDWTLKDGVKEIPIEQREGTELSEVTGRLRSGEVATVRITPEGSPAANYAFDVTPARLVTALVTERGVCPATEEGLLSLFPERRGKAA, from the coding sequence ATGAAGGTCCACGGCAAGCCGATGCGCTCCATCTGGGTCGAGCCCGACGGCGCCGCCGCCGGGGTCATCGACCAGACGCGCCTGCCGCACGCGTTCGTCACGGTGCGGCTGTCCACGCTCGACGAGGCGGCGCACGCCATCCGCAGCATGCTGGTGCGCGGGGCTCCGCTCATCGGCGCCACCGCCGCGTATGGCGTGTGGCTGGCGCTGCGCGCGGATGCGTCCGACGCGGCGCTGGAGAAGGCGCTCACGGTGCTGCGTGGCACGCGGCCCACCGCAGTCAATCTGCACTGGGCGCTGGACGAGATGCGCCGTGCGCTGGCGCCGCTGCCTCCGGGCCAGCGCGTGGCGGCGGCGCTGCGCCGCGCGGGTGAAATCTGCGACGAGGACGTGGCCATCAACCGCTCCATCGGCGACCACGCGCTGAAGCTCTTCGAGGCGGCGTGGGAAAAGAAGGGGAAGAAGGGCCGGCTCAACGTGCTCACGCACTGCAACGCGGGCTGGCTGGCCACGGTGGACTGGGGCACGGCGCTGGCGCCCATCTACCTGGCGCACGACGCGGGCCTGCCCGTGCACGTCTGGGTGGACGAGACGCGCCCGCGCAACCAGGGCGCGGTGCTGACGGCGTGGGAATTGGGCCAGCACGGTGTCCCGCACACCGTCATCGCCGACAACGTGGGCGGCCACCTGATGCAGCACGGCGAGGTGGACCTGTGCATCGTCGGCACGGACCGCACCACCGCGCACGGGGACGTGGCGAACAAGATTGGCACGTACCTCAAGGCCCTGGCCGCGAAGGACAACGGCGTGCCTTTCTACGTGGCGCTGCCTTCGCCCACCATCGACTGGACGCTGAAGGACGGGGTGAAGGAAATCCCCATTGAGCAGCGTGAGGGCACCGAATTGAGCGAAGTCACCGGGCGCTTGCGCTCGGGCGAGGTGGCCACGGTGCGGATTACGCCCGAGGGCAGTCCTGCGGCCAACTATGCGTTCGACGTGACGCCGGCGCGGCTGGTGACGGCGCTCGTCACGGAGCGCGGCGTGTGTCCGGCCACCGAGGAGGGACTGCTCTCCCTCTTCCCCGAGCGGCGCGGGAAGGCGGCGTGA
- a CDS encoding class II aldolase/adducin family protein codes for MIATARRMNTAGLNQGTSGNLSVRVEEGFLLTPTGMEYDALVPEDIVLMRFDGSHEGRRRPSSEWQLHRDILQARPEAGAILHAHSMFCTTLACLRRGIPAFHYMISAAGGSDVRCAPYATFGTAELAKSALEALEGRKACLLANHGMLALGKDLPAAFKLAVEVETLAAMYWRALQVGEPFILDDAEMERVIEKFKTYGQQPGLGSGSGEK; via the coding sequence ATGATTGCCACCGCCCGGAGGATGAACACGGCGGGGCTCAACCAGGGCACCTCCGGCAACCTGAGCGTGCGGGTGGAGGAAGGCTTCCTGCTCACCCCCACCGGTATGGAGTACGACGCGCTGGTGCCGGAGGACATCGTCCTCATGCGCTTCGACGGGAGCCACGAGGGACGGCGCCGTCCGTCCTCGGAGTGGCAGCTCCACCGGGACATCCTGCAAGCGCGCCCGGAGGCGGGAGCCATCCTTCACGCGCACTCCATGTTCTGCACCACGCTGGCGTGCCTGCGCCGGGGCATCCCGGCGTTCCACTACATGATTTCGGCGGCGGGCGGCTCGGACGTGCGCTGCGCGCCGTACGCCACCTTCGGCACGGCGGAGCTGGCGAAGAGCGCGCTGGAGGCGCTGGAGGGGCGCAAGGCGTGCCTGCTGGCCAACCACGGCATGCTCGCGCTGGGGAAGGACTTGCCGGCCGCCTTCAAGCTGGCGGTGGAGGTGGAGACGCTCGCGGCCATGTACTGGCGCGCGCTCCAGGTGGGCGAGCCCTTCATCCTCGACGACGCGGAGATGGAGCGCGTCATCGAGAAGTTCAAGACGTACGGGCAGCAGCCCGGCCTCGGCTCCGGCTCCGGCGAGAAGTAG